The segment ttcatGAGATTTAAAGTAAGGAAccgaaaaaaatgtttgtcacACGACCTTCGTTATATAATCCCATGACAATAGTCACATACCAATGATAGATTAAGTGTTTCCTTTTATCACTAAcggttaaattaatatattgaaacctTTTTGCAATGCACATGCTTGGTTAGTTggtaacgaaaaaaaaaaacaatatttttcattaaataaattttaatatttcgtatCTGTAATATAGAATGTTAATCTCCAATCTGTTCTCGATCTTCTCATCGGGAACGTGAACTTATCTGTAATCTATTCAATGCAGTTGTGACCGAATAATGTTTACGGTAAAACAAAGCGAGCCATTGTGAAAATTTATGTCAAATCCTATCACTCCATCGTGGTTATTGTTTGGTTTGACATGGTCTGCTTGTCCGATTTGTCATAATAAcagaattgaataaaaaattgtacatcaacaatcattataatttaaaaaaaaatccttcatattttttaaataatcgtgAGTTAGAGAGGTCATCACGGATGgtaatatattcaaagtaCCTACGTATAGACGTGTACGCGGTTCATATACAATCATCACATTGACCTATTCTGCGTGTGGGTTAATCTCATTCAGATGGACAGGTTTTTGCGTTGATACGCAGGTGATTTATCACAGGCCATGCCAAGCTAGCACTTTAGAACTGTATCAGATGTTTCCTGATAGCTGTCGTCATGCAGGTGATCGCTGTCCCGTTTTATGAAGTCATTAGGCTCCGCTTTACTGTTacaacaaatttgttttaatttaacctttctagattgcaataaaaatatatattataagctaACGTCtagcaaatataaataaaaaagtagacAAACTACTGTTTCTAAATTGCTTTTGCATGTGATAGTTATTTTGAACTTTCCTACTTTTGCTTTGTACTACATTCCCAGGAGTTTAAGTGTTAAATGTCAACACGACATCAGTGACAGCTCGTTCGTTCATTTCATTACGTCAATGGACTAGTCGCATTACGCATGCGCTAATGGCCACCGTACGACAATGTCCCTACTTACACATGCAAGCGCAATGAACACGGGCAACGGCTACAAAACACCAAACCttcgaaattatttatctttatattatattttaaagaatctataataattttttactatgaTTAAATCATAggctaattaattaattaatttatatataatttaaataattatttaagcaaTTGATTcccgtttaatttttttttcaatttatggtttaattaaaaaaaatcatacaccTCCGACTGGCTTCttcaagaataaaatttaacattttggcTATAGTATAAATTAGACATATTTGTTATGCTCTCATTACCAATTAATGGGCCATACGTGAAATTTGACTTTCACTGAATTACTTTATTTGGttccttttaattatttattatcttatgaGTAAGTAGAACTCTTTAGATCTTAATACTGTCCTAGTGAATCCATTAtgatatacctacatattaatatttttatcaacaaaacTGACAGTCCGCGTTACCCAAACCGGTTATTTTGCATGCTTAGAAAGTTGGCGAGTTTTTTGATTATATCAATTTGCTACATTGATTGACTGTCAACAATGAAAGCAAACAAAGAAactgaaactttttttatttatgttgttcCTACACACAGGAATTGTAGCGTATTTTGCTACAATTCAAAATTGAAACTTTGTTCATTGAATAAACATGAAGTAATAGTGTTCgtcattatatatgtatatatatcctACTTACATACAaagatatgtattatatatagtcatattttaaacacttatGTTACAAAATGACCCACGTAACACGTTAAAAGCTTTCATAGCACGAATAAATTTATCTGTATATGCAATGTACGTTAAAGTAAATActcatgtaaataaattttcattgttttttcgtttttatatatatttatgaaagcaTTAGCAATCGTGAAAATGCGTAAATTTTTACTTCTAAATTCCTATccttaatgatttattatatttgaataaatattttttagtcttGCAGATAGGTACCTACtgtaaataaatcacaatcaatacataaaaattatagcacAAAGAGtatgtttttgaatatttgctatgtaaaaatattaaaaaatagtaagtATTTTATCATCTCTCATTtgattaactttaatattatttcattcttggttgcaataataaaaaaaaataatagacgaAAAATCATAGAAATCTTTAATTCTAAGATTACGGAAGTGTAGCTAGGATGTTTTGCCGCCATTCGGTTATAATTCGGTTCTTCTTAATGATCGTTctaaaatttgaaacaaaaatacttaGACATCCTGTCCTATGAGtcattgagaaaaaatatattataatgtatgtatatatttataataatagagtaaatttagataaaaaaaaatcttgaataAATTATGGCAACATGCAAATTTAACGTCTATTTGTTACTAAAAACTATTAGGTGGCATTTTTTGAgctttatcatatttttatataaaaaatataatattttgagattTATCCTTTAATTTATCTGATCATaagttgaatttttataaggtTATTTATAGAGACAATGTTAATTCGTTTTAAACTGTTAACATTTAAGCTCAGAACAGATAGTATGCAGAACGTGTAATGTGGTATGTATTGCATGTAGGTCGTCTAGCATTGGTCCTGTAGAGGTCATTGACCGAACCTTCTTTAGTTTACACCCGTTTGGGTCAaaactgataaaataaatttattttactcatCTTAATAACATTGCTGTAGCCAAATGGGGGTATCTGACTAAAATACAACATAACGGCTTTCAAATTCGCAGCTTATTCGGTATTCGCCATTTTCGTTTATAGAACACAACCACGCAGCAGCAATTTTTAGATTTGAAAGAGATATAACGTTATTTTCTTGCCACAGTCGATAAaaatcaaacatatttatatagttaacattaaattcattaagatttattaatggattataaaaatattttcttacactTCCTATAAAGTTGTCATACGGCGTTAAGATTATTGATATTACCTATAAACCATGAAGTCATACCCATAACAAAAACAGACCTTAATTTGATTGAGAtgaacatacatttttatcacaGACTATATAAGAGAGATTAATTTTTTAGCGTGATCAAGAATCGAGTTcttccttaatattttataattaaccaAAACCAACCtcaattttgtatttagaatAGGTAAGattctttttatgaaaattatcttaaagaatgaaaattattgaattataggATAGccgctttaaaattaaaaaggaagGTTTGACCCGAAACATCTTTCTTATAtggagtaaaaaaaaattgtcaatacGTATTTATGCCGTTGTCACGGaaactatgaataaaataattgtccaaagtatttatattagtattttgaGAATTCGTAGGAAGGAAACCACAaggttatttcaataattgtcTTCAGAATGACCGGCTCAAGTATCAGTATCTTACGAATCTCTTAGATGAATCTTTAATCCTGCTTCCCACGCGGTGCGACAAATGTCTTGTTTCAAACGGGCCAACAACTATGTTAGGATTCCGAATAAGCACGACGAAATTGTTGATTTcgcgtaaaaatattttataaaaaacattatataatgatgATTAAACTACAagggaaaatatataaaaatatactttatcggttaaataaaatgacattggatgtaaaattaaagaaacttttcgtatgtaataattaaattagtgtCAAATTAGCTAAGCACtaacaaaattaagttaattaattgtaagcCGATAAATTGCAAATGTTAATTatcattagaattttattgattattaatgGGAGTTAATTTCTTCATCGGAGATAAGTTTTGgtagaatttataaaagctCTGTGAGTACAAACCGatgtgttaataattaaaatatgagagATCGTTTGAAATCTAAAGTCTTTATTGAGAGGAGATAAGAATAGTCTAAGTAAATTGTTGTCAACCAATTCCGTAGCTACGTGCTTATAAGACAAACAGCCGTTACAGTTAAGGTTCCGCTTTACTTTCAATGTAATGGTGTTGTGGACATTGATCGATGGCTTTATTAGATAAAACGGACATTACTATGGATTCGAAACAACCTTTCtaagtgaatattattaattatgcaagaatataaagaaacttaaaatcatatttcgatggtaatataaaaaaaaaaaagattatcttTCTGTTTGATACgcttaattttaacaatagaatattttgGTAGGGTCTAACGTTCACGGATGTCGGATATTAAAAGGCGAAACTGATTTAATTTCCGTAAACAAAAccgcaaaacaaaaaatgctttaatatcatataaaccTCTAGAAATGTATTTGGATCCGAAATAGTGCGTAGGCCGTTACGTCGCTTCAGACTTTTGAGTATGATTAGAAATGTGAAATTAATGAGTGCTAAAACCGTAGTCGGTTGGTAATAAATGCTGAAAGCTGATAGTTACAAAATTGGTATTAATCGAGATTTCGTTATGGTCCACTTCAGCAATCTATGTTCGGTGTGACACCGATATATCTCAGCCGTTTAATGCAATTACTTTAAGTGATTGGTATTATAATGTGAATCATCTGGACTGATTCTGTTATTtatctgattttttttctataacacGAAGAAGAGccgtaaaatgttttaagtgtCGTACGCCACACGTATGTTTTGTTTCGTCCGCGCCGACCGACAGTGGGTCAGTCTTAATTGAATGCCGCCGTAACAGTGATTATACACGCACGTCCAACTTAACAATAAGATTTAGACTTACATCGTTTCAAGgtcttttaagtttaaaaactttaatgggGATTCACAcgataagtaaaattttatgcacCAGTTTCCGGTTTTTGTAGCGACACCTCTGATAGGTTGACGTGTATGAGGGTCATGCTGgtaccatttttttaaataataaattgaaggAATCTAATCGTTGCGCGTGCAATAATCACTACAGgcttcttttaattatatgtatctattatgtctttgacataaaattattttatttacgttgctcatataatgagataaatgtgtatttattttcttatatgagCATAATGTTTATGTTCATGCAAATTACttcaataagtatatttttacctGGCGTCACTAATTTCATGCAATGAAAATGCACAACGTACACACCTTCTTCTTTAGGGacgaaaatattcaaatacatttagaaAAGCTCACTGAAACGAATTCGGGCTGTATTGATGATTGACTGGTGAATGGCGGAGgccaaaaaaagtaatttgtatgtacataatatcCGTAGGTACAAGGAATTGTTCACAGTCCGCACTGTTGTTTACTGTTATAATGTATTCAAAGTTTAGATCACCTACTTTAGTGTGTGTGTTACGGACTACCGTGCACATATTTGTGTGCATTACTGTTTGGTCACTGACAGTAAGATTTCCATTGTTTTCAtacaatagttattaaattatttaaacaaatactgCTTACTACAATTAGAATAAAAACGGGATTTTTctgattatatattacaatattaacaatGCGAgtaggaaattttaatttttgattggtttgatctaattttaattaataatgttgcaAAATTAGTATTCGCCTGCGGATATGCTCTCTTAGTATCTTGTAAATGTTGCCCTATATTAGGTTAAGACTGTGGAAGGATTATTTCAAAAGACACACAATTAGAtagacaaaacaaaataaaaatagttttgttttaattattttggtatCCCAGgaagacattttatatatctctAGATGACTGAGATTATTAGAAACTTAGTAGAAAACAggtagaatattataattgccaTTCGTCTAATActgtattattaaacttattacacCCGTTTACTTTGTCTGTAATGAGTTGCTAATATATGCTTTTATGTTGGcactttgtaataaatatgtttaataatggTAATGTTGGTACTTTTACTTGCCGTAcctattgtaaattatattcatcatcatcatcatcatcgtcgcaagagtcttttgcagactcgtcgtggtcatcacgtatcggtgatccgtatacatgatgactttcttgggaagatagttgctgtggtttccccttgccttcAGCACAGGACTTTTTGTAgctatttagaccccaagTCTTGCTGTAGCTTCTTCCAGCCAGTTTCCCGGCTGGGCTTGTGGTTGTTTCGCCACTGCTCGGTGACaacgtctgtcagtggtgtctaaatacacttagaaagtacatatgactcggaaaagatcacattggtatttgccaggtttcgaacccgagccctcacgtatgagaggcgggccttttgacctccaggccaccacgacttcaaattatattaaaaatgtaaattatgttGATATTATGTTAGTTTCgtataaatacgaaataacttttaaatgcaAAAAGAAGCTGATGATATActctatattttgttgtacaaTCTGTATTAAACAAAGCAATGTGTATCCTTAATAACTCttcaaaataagttttaaactaCACATTATGTAAATTACAACGACCGGAAGGAACGCACATATATGACAATAGTAGCCTGTGTATCTCGATAGCATTGTTCCAGCTTCCTCTTTGTCTGTCGCGTGAGGCCACGTCCGGTTACAAACAAAACAGACGGACGTTAAACACTAATTGACATTTGAGTCGACGAATTTTGATGATTTTGGagttatttttctgttttcatacattaaatttaatgtaagttaaaattaataataccaaaattgctatattaataagaatatatacatatcgtAAGACTTGACTTATACTTAATTCAgtcatgttattataataacgaataaataaataaaaaaaaatatttactataaacaatatttgtatatatttgagagtcgaaacaatatttttctcaaacgtttaaaaagaatttatagtatatgcataatataatttccagATTAAAACTATTTCCTCAAATCaaaggatattttattattggcaACACTATTCAAAGTAAAAACCTATTCTTTGAAGCGGGGTATGGACAAGTAATTACAGTTTTTATGACAAAGGTACCAAGGTGCGATCGAGTTCAAAGAGCAGTCACGAACAGATTTCAGTATTGTGGATTAATGCTACCGCCGCGAGGAGAAAAGAGATCAGATGGTCTTAAAACCTACCACACAGGACCTACACCAGGACTCATTCAATAAAGAAAACtcaccttttaaatattaacaacaaatcATAGtgaattcataattattgataGTTAATTCGTCTAACTTAgttgtaaattttctttttacgcAAAATTTTACGTAACTTATCGTGATATTTACCGCATTGTACCTTTTAATGTAATTCAATAGTAATttctctttaataaattttgtttttacttacGAGATATCATATAACAGAGGTCATATTACCGATTAGGGAACAGGCCAGTGAGCAAGTCATTGGGTCAATAGTAGAAGCGGATCGTATAGATTATCGGAGCGCATCTATTGAAGGAAACCAATAATAGAAAACGGTTTGCTGAACAAAAcgcttatacatttatatgatattgatTACCTActagtttttttgtaaactttcttaacaaataatgatggtcaagaaataaaattcatctaACAATAACTTTCTtacatatgaaatttaaaatcactatGTTTAGTCCAAGTTAGCATAGACACGCTATACGAAGCGTAAACAATGTTTTACTCCATGACCTACGTTAATAAGTAGTCTTAAGAGTTAGGAATGGAAAAACTGTTTACCATCCCTTAGTTGTGACGGTTTATACTTAGCAGTAGGTacctaacattattttttcttccttTCAGAGGTTCTGCACCTTATAGGCGAGCCAGACTTTCGCGATGTCCGATTGCGTTGGGAGTACGGCGGCAATGAAGATGAAGATTTGCAGAAATTACTAGCCTTTCAAATACATTACTGTGAACTGCAAGCCTGGGGGCAATACCGATGTAGAACTAAGGTAAGCTGAttatagaaatacaaaaaaaaatacagtgtaACTTAAAaggtacttttaattttttttgaaaacatcAAGAGTCAAGACTTGTTAGTTGGTACAGAattattctgttttaaatCGATTTCGCTAATATGTTTCCTATGTGTTGTATAACGTACAACGGTGGCTGTGTAtagtaacttaatatattttagattagcTTTATATAGATTACAATCAAAGCAACGCCACAATAACTGCTGCGTTGCCACTCAAAACGGGGGATAATAGCTCTGTGCGCGCCGTAGCGTGACCGTGTCGTGCGACCTGACGGAAACACGTCAAGTGTTTACgttataaaatgtcatttgCAACAATTCTTTATACCCCTATTCTAACggaagattatatttaatgtatatcgttgataaaatttaacgaTGATTtcgctttttaatttattaatatatttttattgagatttttattaaattcctgTAATGAATTGACTCAATTGGGATTTAGTTCAAACTTTATATAGGTATGAATGGACGTTGCCGGTTACGACGTCAGATAGTAAGTGACCGTATCTTGTTTTCTTTAAGGTGGTAGATAATTTTGAAGAAGAAAGATCTTCTAGGATGACGATTGAGACGACGACCAACAAGGTCCCAGCCGGTAAACGCGGTCGGACCTACACCACCTATATCTCTGGTCTCCGTATGGCCACCACGTATTCTTTCGAAGTACGTCCTGTCAAGCGTGAGGCTCGTGATTTGGCTGACCCGCAATCTATTGGATCTAAAATCATCATTGTACCTACTAAAGGATGTAAGTGTTTTAAATCGGTtacaacttatatttttccccgttaaacatttcatattaaataaaatgtatatcatttatatattttggacAACTTCCTCTAGCTTCACAACTCCAATTCATAACGAGTTCTATCAGATGTctcgttaaaataattttaatcgtggtttctatttaatttccaATATGAAAGCAAAGCTAATTGATTGATTATAACAGCGAAACAAACGTGTGCCTAATTCTCTTATGAGGCGGATCgcaagtaattaataaattataaccagTTTCAGCGCGAGCTACCCAGTGCTTGCCTCATGCTAGTGAAGTCGAGGTTTCCACGGGACCCTTCTTTGGGGGTCGGATAGCTGTGGAGGCGGCTGACGGTGGACCGGAGAGATGTTCCCTTCAAGGGAACCCGAACAGCGCCCAAGACGCGTACATACTAAGGATTCATCATGAGGAGTGCGGTTCGGAAGTCAACGAAACTACCGTCGCGACTTATGTCATAGTACAAGAGAACCTGCCGATTCTAACTCACAGTACCCGCCGGTGagcgaaacaaaaaaatacttttcactTTCGTCCGAGTGATTGATGATGAGTTCAAGGACGTTTTTTCGGCTGATCCGTGTGGTTTTTATGCGCGTTTCTTATCAAGGTCACGGCTAATGcgtatttatcttaattatataaagtaactatgtaaaaaacttaaatatattatatatttaagttttttacatacatacaaaaacatttgtgATTCATGTGCAAATTTCTCTGTGCGTATACTTACATGGAAGAGACGTCTaggactttatttatattgtgtcctaagattattataatatatatcaactcCTTGCAGTTTTCTGGTGTTATGCACCTACAAACCGGAGACATTGACGGTGAGGGCCGGCATCAACCTGCCAAAGACGAATCCAGGAGATGTTCTGTTGGAGACGAAACCACAAGGAATCGTGGAGCCTTACGATGACAACAACCTGCAGCCCGCGAGACTTGAAGCCAGGAAGGAAGAAACACAGCAGAGTTAGTTAATAGAATTGATAACTGGAGTTAATTTTTACCCAAACCAAGGggtcaattaaaatataggacCATTCCACATAAATAGTGAAAAGTTTCCATTAGGGTTGTAatttgagatttttatttctaggTATGTTCGGGGAAATTATGTTAGTGATGTTCTTGGTGGCGGCAGCGTTTGGAGGTGTCGCTTTTCTGATATGGAAGGTTGTGCCGCAGGCTGGCAAGGAAGACAGCATCTCCATATCAACATCCTCAACCCTGTCCCGCAGCGGTATATTCAGCAGGCGGAACATAGATCGATTCTCCGATAAGAGTTCCGTATACTCCATCACGTTGTCTGAAAAAGACGTTAAGAAAAGCGACGGAGACGATACCTCGGAGGCCTAGCTACTTTGGATAGCACCGATAGCGGTCACGTCCAAAATGGCTTACTTACGGCATGGTATATAATTTAGGACGGACACCTTTCCGGTGTGACGTGCAGACGGATCCTGTGATTgcgtattatatatagatatttttatttatcagctTAGTCG is part of the Danaus plexippus chromosome 2, MEX_DaPlex, whole genome shotgun sequence genome and harbors:
- the LOC116779383 gene encoding uncharacterized protein LOC116779383 is translated as MMPSVNLFVICFVILFSNVSPIAEIDPEDEVLHLIGEPDFRDVRLRWEYGGNEDEDLQKLLAFQIHYCELQAWGQYRCRTKVVDNFEEERSSRMTIETTTNKVPAGKRGRTYTTYISGLRMATTYSFEVRPVKREARDLADPQSIGSKIIIVPTKGFSARATQCLPHASEVEVSTGPFFGGRIAVEAADGGPERCSLQGNPNSAQDAYILRIHHEECGSEVNETTVATYVIVQENLPILTHSTRRFLVLCTYKPETLTVRAGINLPKTNPGDVLLETKPQGIVEPYDDNNLQPARLEARKEETQQSMFGEIMLVMFLVAAAFGGVAFLIWKVVPQAGKEDSISISTSSTLSRSGIFSRRNIDRFSDKSSVYSITLSEKDVKKSDGDDTSEA